From Jiangella mangrovi:
CATCCCGGCCACCGGCGCCGCGGCATCGGCCGAGCCCTCGTCGCCTGGTCCGAGGGCCGGGCCCGGCAGCGCCTCGCCGCCGCCGAGGTCGAGCTGCCGGCCCGCATCCGCTTCTACCTCGACGGTCACCACGCCGAGGCGCGGCGGCTGGCCGAGGCGTGCGGCTTCGCCACGAAGCGCTGGTTCGTCGTCATGCGCCGCGACCTGTCCGTGCCGCTGCCCTCCGGCGAGCTGCCCGCCGGGCTGCGCATCGAGCCGTACGACAAGGGCCGCGACGAGGACATCCGCCTCACGCACAACGAGGCGTTCGCGCGCGACCACTGGGGCTCCAGCCCCATCGACTCCGAGGCCTGGGCGCTCGACGTCGTGGGCGGCGAGAAGTTCCGCCCCGACTGGAGCTTCATGGCGGTCGAGTCGGCCACCGGCCGCATCGTCGGCTACCTCATGTCCGGCGCGTACGACCAGGACTGGGAGCCGCAGGGCTACACCGAGGGCTGGACCGACCTCGTCGCCGTCCGGCGCGAGTGGCGTGGGCAGGGCGTCGCCGGTGCGCTGCTGACGGCGGCCATGCGGGTCTACGCGGCGGGCGACATGCAGTACGCCGGCCTCGACGTCGACACCGACAACCCGTCCGGGGCGCTCGGCACGTACACCCGGCTCGGCTACGAGCAGCTGCACCGCAGCGTGCTGCTGACCAAGGAGATCTGAGCACTCCAACTGCGAGCCACTGTCAGTTGACCGGGTTTCGGCGCTACCATCGGCGCTGATGACGGACCCGACGACGACGCAGCAGCCGCTCGGCCTGCGGGAGCGCAAGAAGCTCAAGGCGATGCGCCACATCCAGGACGTGGCGCTGGACCTGTTCGACCGCGACGGGTACGCCCACGTCACCATCGAGCGCATCGCCGCCGACGCCGAGGTGTCGCCGAGCTCGATCTACCGGTACTTCGGCACCAAGGAGATGATCGTCCTCTGGGACGAGTGGGATCCGGTCATGCTGAGCGCCTTCGACGACCGGCTGGCGGCCCAGGACCCGATCACGGCGCTGCGCGAGGTGCTCACCGAGGTCGTCACGACGGCGCTGTTCCAGCAGGACGAGCGGCTCATCAAGCGGCGGATGCACTACACGATGGCCGAGCCGGCCGTCCGAGACGGCCTGAACCGGCAGGCCGACGTCATGGCCGCCGAGCTGGCGCAGGTCCTGGCCAAGCACACCGGGCGCGATCCCCGCGGGCTGGAGCTGCGGGTCGTCACGGCTGCCCTCATCGCCGCGTTCGTGGAGGCCATCGCCTACTGGCACGACTCCGGGTACCGCGACCCGCTGCGCGACATCGTCGACGGCGCACTGGACGTCATCGCGCGCGGGCTGCGGGTCGAGTGAGTGGCTAGCGGGCCAGGCGGGCCCGCTCGAGGAAGGTGAGAACGGCGGCGTTGAACGCGGCCGGCTGCTCCATGGCCAGCGTGTGACCCGTGCCCGGCACGACGGCGCTCGCGGCGAACTGCGCCTCGGCCTCGATGCGCCCGGCCACCGCGTGGATGTCCGTGGAGTCGAGGTCGCCCACCAGGAGCAGCAGCGGGGTCGCCAGCTCGCCGAGCCGCTCCAGGGCGCCCAGTTCGCGGAGGGCCCCGGACCCGGACGCATGGGAGTCGACGACGCCGCGGGCCATCTGCCGGCAGCGCTCGCGCACCTCGGGGTCGACGGCGTCGGGCGCGCGGTGCGGGCCGTCGACCCAGGCGCGCAGGAAGTACTCGACGTAGGCGGCGGCGTCGCGGGCCTGTGCGGCCTCGGCCTGGTGCTGCATGAGCGCCAGGATGGCCGGGTCGGTGAACTGCATGCCGCTGACGCCGGGGCTGGCCAGCACCATCATCTCGACGGCGTTCGGGTGGGCCAGGGCGAAGTCGACCGCCGTCCGCGCACCGTACGACAGGCCGACGAGCGAGGCCCGCGCGATGTCCAGCCCGGCGAGCAGCTGGGCGAGGTCGTCGTACGCCGCGAAGTCCGACTTCGGGGTGGTCGACTGCCCGTGGCCGCGGGCGTCGTAGCGGATCACGCGGTAGCCGGCGCGGACGAACGGGCCGACTTGGCCGTCCCACATGCGGTGGTCGAGTGATCCGCCGTGCAGCAGCACCAGCGGGTGTCCGGCGCCCCGCTCCTCGAAGAACAGCTCGCCGTCGCGGACCGGGACTCGCCCACTGGTCATCGCACGCATCTCCCGTTCGGTCGTCGGTGAACAAGGCGACCTGACGCAAGGTATGACACCACGCGACGACGTCGGTAGCGTCGTCCATCCCGTGGTCACCCCGCGGCGGTGGCCGGCCTCGCATGGACAACTGTGTCGGACCGGGCGGCGATGATGGGGCGGAATGCTGGGTTCGGGTTGATCTTTTTGGATTGCTGAGAGGTGTCGGTGTCGGTCGGTGACGATGAGCGGCTGCGGTCGGGTGCGGTGACGGCGCAGGTCGTGGCCCAGTGGCTCACGGGCCTGGCGGCCGACGGCCTGCACCGGGGGCCGGCGGCCGTGCTGGCGGGCCTGCGGTCGGTGTCCGGGCTGGCGGCGCCGCGAGTGGTCGATGCCGCGGTGGCCATCGTGCTGCGGGCGCAGGTCGACCGGCTCTGGTCGCTCGGCTGGCTGCCCGCCGATCTCGCCGAGGTGGCCCGCCGTCAGGGGTCGGCGCTGGCCGCGGCCGTGGTCGTCGACGCCATGGCCGACGCGGCGGTGCAGTACGCGCCCGCCACCGTGCATCCTCGGTGGCTGGCGCAGCTACGGGCGGTCGGCGCCGATGCGCCGTGGTGGGACCCCGCCGCTCCCTATCCCGGCCAGTGGGCGGCTCGGCACGGCGCCGACCGCGAGGCGCTGCTGGCGGCGGCGCTCGAGCTGGTCGGCGTCACTCTGCGGCTCCCGGCGCTGCAGGTCATCGTGCCGCCGCCGGGTCATGTGCCGGGTGATGGGGCGGCGACGGGGTTCGCTTCGGGTGCAGGGCCGTCGCCGGGGCCGTCGCCGTCGTCGGAGAAGATGCTGAGCCGGGTGCGGGCGCTGCTGGCGAAGGCCGAGTCGACGGAGTTCCCCGACGAGGCCGAGGCGCTGTCGGCGAAGGCGCAAGAACTGATGAGCCGCTACTCCATCGAGCAGGCGCTGGCGGCCCCGGTCGTGCCGGGCCGCCGGGCGGCGGTCGCGTCGGCCCGGCGCATCTGGCTCGATGCGCCCTACCTGGGTCCCAAGACGCTGCTGGTCGCCGAGGTCGGCTCGGCCAACCACTGCCGCACGGTGTCGAGCGAGAAACTGGGCTTCGTCACGGTCCTCGGCGCCGAGGTCGACCTCGACGTGGTCGAGGTCCTGGCCACGTCGCTGCTGGTGCAGGCGTCGCGGGCCATGCTCGCCAGCGGCACCCAGTACTCCCGCCTCGGCACGTCGCGCACCCGGTCGTTCCGGCACTCGTTCCTGCTGTCCTACGCCACCCGCATCGGCGAGCGGCTGCGCGAGGCCGCGTCGCACACCGAGGCGGCCGCCGGCACCGACCTCGTCCCCGTCCTCGCCGACCGCGCCGACGCCGTCGACACCCTCTTCCGCACACTCTTCGCCGCGACGACGGCCCGGCGCTCGTTCTCGGCCGGCAACGCGGCCGGCTGGGGCGCCGGTCGCAGCGCGGCCGACCGGGCCGTGCTCACCACCGAACGCCGCGCCGTCCGCCGCTCGTCCCGCCCGTAACTGACCGGGCGCGGCTCGGGGAGGGTCAGGTGACGTCGGTACGGGTGCCGAATCGCTCGTGCGCGGACTGACGGCTGACTCCGAGCGCGAGGCCGATGCGCGCCCACGACCTCCCGTTGGCTCGTGCCACCCGCACGGCGGCGCGGACCCGCTCTTC
This genomic window contains:
- a CDS encoding alpha/beta fold hydrolase, which produces MTSGRVPVRDGELFFEERGAGHPLVLLHGGSLDHRMWDGQVGPFVRAGYRVIRYDARGHGQSTTPKSDFAAYDDLAQLLAGLDIARASLVGLSYGARTAVDFALAHPNAVEMMVLASPGVSGMQFTDPAILALMQHQAEAAQARDAAAYVEYFLRAWVDGPHRAPDAVDPEVRERCRQMARGVVDSHASGSGALRELGALERLGELATPLLLLVGDLDSTDIHAVAGRIEAEAQFAASAVVPGTGHTLAMEQPAAFNAAVLTFLERARLAR
- a CDS encoding GNAT family N-acetyltransferase, which encodes MSTVDHQPLAVRAAAPAELPALPSDVGLTWRPLTPADVPAWFALCRVVDDHDRATERVAEYELVDRFKGAWRDPALDSVAGFDADGALRAYAWVEYRPVTEGTHGPVLFGAVHPGHRRRGIGRALVAWSEGRARQRLAAAEVELPARIRFYLDGHHAEARRLAEACGFATKRWFVVMRRDLSVPLPSGELPAGLRIEPYDKGRDEDIRLTHNEAFARDHWGSSPIDSEAWALDVVGGEKFRPDWSFMAVESATGRIVGYLMSGAYDQDWEPQGYTEGWTDLVAVRREWRGQGVAGALLTAAMRVYAAGDMQYAGLDVDTDNPSGALGTYTRLGYEQLHRSVLLTKEI
- a CDS encoding TetR/AcrR family transcriptional regulator, with translation MTDPTTTQQPLGLRERKKLKAMRHIQDVALDLFDRDGYAHVTIERIAADAEVSPSSIYRYFGTKEMIVLWDEWDPVMLSAFDDRLAAQDPITALREVLTEVVTTALFQQDERLIKRRMHYTMAEPAVRDGLNRQADVMAAELAQVLAKHTGRDPRGLELRVVTAALIAAFVEAIAYWHDSGYRDPLRDIVDGALDVIARGLRVE
- a CDS encoding DUF2786 domain-containing protein, translated to MSVGDDERLRSGAVTAQVVAQWLTGLAADGLHRGPAAVLAGLRSVSGLAAPRVVDAAVAIVLRAQVDRLWSLGWLPADLAEVARRQGSALAAAVVVDAMADAAVQYAPATVHPRWLAQLRAVGADAPWWDPAAPYPGQWAARHGADREALLAAALELVGVTLRLPALQVIVPPPGHVPGDGAATGFASGAGPSPGPSPSSEKMLSRVRALLAKAESTEFPDEAEALSAKAQELMSRYSIEQALAAPVVPGRRAAVASARRIWLDAPYLGPKTLLVAEVGSANHCRTVSSEKLGFVTVLGAEVDLDVVEVLATSLLVQASRAMLASGTQYSRLGTSRTRSFRHSFLLSYATRIGERLREAASHTEAAAGTDLVPVLADRADAVDTLFRTLFAATTARRSFSAGNAAGWGAGRSAADRAVLTTERRAVRRSSRP